The window CCAGAAATAGTTCGAATATCTGGTCTAATACCTGGATGGGTTGGGCATTCGCCCTGTCTATTTTATTAATTAGAACAAGCGGGGTGAGATCTCGGGCTATCGCCTTTTTTAAAACGAATTTAGTCTGGGCCTGGGGCCCCTCAACCGAATCAACAAGCAACAACACCCCATCCACCATTCCAAGACTCCTCTCTACCTCGCTTCCAAAATCCGCATGACCCGGTGTATCCACAATATTGATCTTGTAGTCTTTATACTGGAAAGAAGCATTTTTAGCTTTTATGGTTATTCCCTTTTCCTTTTCAAGATCAAGGCTATCCATTATTCTCTCGGCAAGCTGTTGGTTCTGCCTAAAGGCACCAGACTGTTTCAAAAGCTGGTCCACTAAAGTCGTCTTTCCATGATCGACATGGGCGATAATGGCTATATTTCTCATTTTTTTCATATCTACTTAGCAATGTAATAATAAACTCTCTCTCCTTTCTTTCTCTAAGGGTGAATTAACAGGGAAGCACCCGATTGAACTTTAAATAATTTTGCCGCCGATCCCTGATTGGATGCAATCTCAAGATAGCCGCTACTGTTATACAATACTCCAATCTTGCCTAAAGGCAACTCACTATAGGTTCTCACGCAGGGAGCAGCAAGGGTTATTTTGCCGATCTGGACGCGCACAAGATTCCCTTCTTTGATCCACGGGGCTAGACCCCAAGGAATATTCGTAATGATATTGCCATAATGATCCACGTAAAGGACCTGGGCAGAGATATTCTGGCCGATAACAGAAGCGGGAGAAAAACTCAAAAAATGGAGGTTGTCCTTGGAAATCTTTGAACCCACGTTTTGAGGTTTTCCTCCTTTACTCAAAAACGCAGCAACTGGACTGAAAACATCTCTTCCATGAAAAGTAGAGCTAGGCTCTTTGCTTTTCCACATTTCCGGCTTATCAAGGATCCATACGCTTGTTATTCCCTCCCTATCCATAACAAGACTGAAAATTCCGTTATCCGGACCGATATAAAACTTATGAGCTTTTGATTCCCAAAGAATGGCTTTTCGATCCGTTCCTACCCCGGGATCGATAACGGCAATAAAGATAGATCCCGGGGGAAATTCCCTGCTTGCTTGATCAACAATAAATGCCGCTTCTGTCAAGTTAAAAGGATCAATTTCATGGTTGAGATCTATAACCCGAGCATGGGGATCCAACGAAAAGATAACCCCTTTCATTTGCGCCACATAGGGGTCTTTTGAGCTAAAGTCGGTAATAAGTCCGATGACGGGTTTAGAATTGTTCTTCATTTCCCTTTGCTCTTTTTTGCCACATCCATGCACAATCAATATAAGGAACAAAAAAAAGCAATAGCCCTTTCTGGAATGGAAGGTAAAAATCATAAAAACATATTTTTCCACGCCCTTTAATGAAAAGAATATCCCTTTGAGTTGTCTTTTTTCCATGTTAAAAAGAATACCCCTCCCACCAGGCTCCAGAGAGTCCCAATGGCGAAGGATAAAAGCGAAAAACCGACAGCAAGCTCTGGACTTATTCCATAGGAACCAAGCAAGAGCAGAACCGATCCCTCTCTCACGCCAAGGCCAGAAATACTGATCGGAAGTGATACCACTAGCGTAATTTCTACCATGACTACAATTAAAAGCCACAAAGGCAACTGCATATGGAGAGAGAAGGCAACAAAAACAAACATGAGGATGGCTGCAAGATGAACACCCATAGATAGAATGCAGGCAAAAAAAACTTTGCAATAGGCATTTTTAAAAGCATCCAAAGCCAGCAAAATCTCTTCAAGGACCGTTTCCAATCCTTTCGTTTTTTTAAAGAAAAATCGGGATAGTTTTATACTCCCCTTCAAAGTTATTCTTAAAGAGGCCAAAAAGATAAGCGTTAAAACTGTAAGCAAGAGAAGAAAAAGGACGGCTTTTTGAACGAGCGGCTTTTCCGCAAGCTGGTTGTAAAACAACAAGCCAAAGATTGAACCAAGGACAAGAAGAACTACTCCTTCAATGAACCGATCAAAAATAATGGAAACGGACATGGCCGTCTTTTTACCAGGAAAAAGTTTGAGTGCATAATATATTCTCAGGAGGTCTCCGCTTGTTCCTCCGGGCAAGAGAGCATTAAAAAACTTCCCGATCATGGCTAGTTGAAAGGCAGTCCAGATTTTAATTTCAGTATTTAGAGCGGTGAGCAATATTTTCCAACGCAGTGAAGAAAGAAGCGTCTGAAAAGCACAAAAAAAGAAGGAAAGAAAAAGCATCCAAGGATTTAGAGTTTGGCAATAAGAAAAAAACTTATCCCAGCTGAGTTTCGAACCAAGGTAAAAAAGAAGGCTAAAGGAAACGAGTCCCTTCAAAATGAGGGCCAAAAAATTCTTTTTCTTTTTTTCTTTAGCTACAGGATCTTCTAAACATTTTAGCCCTGTCGAATTTGTAAACAGCCCCTTTGGTTCTTGATTGTTCCCCTTCTTTCTTAACTCCACCTTTTCCTCCTATTTTATTCATTCATATCGGATGAGAATCTTTCTGAACATATTTTTCGATATTTTATTATTTAGCTGTTGCGATCGCAGAAACGAGCAACTCCCTAGCGGACTGTTCAAAGCTTCTGATTAACCATCCAAGCAGCCGATTGAATTTCCGCATCGCCTAACCAGCTATGCAAAGAGAGTGGAAACACCGGCGGCAGGCAAGGACCCAGTTGGTTTTGCCGATAGGTTTTACAGCCTCGTAGCACAAGGATGGAATCATGAAAGTTCTCTCTTGAAAAAACATTCCTTTGGAAGAAAAATGGAGGATGAGTTTATTCCTCATCACCGGTTTTCTTTTCGGGTTGAGCCTAGGGGGTCTTCTAACCTATTTAGCTTTAAAACCTAAAATCGTCCTTTTCAAAACAGAACTGGAAAGACAAAGAAAAGAAAAAGAAGGGTTAATGCCCTTGGTAGATCAAAACAAAAACTTGCAGCTCAAGATTGCTTCCCTTGAAGCTGAAAAACTTGCCCAGGAAGAAAAAATAACTTGGATAACCAAGACCCAAGAAACTCTAAAGACAATGTTTCAATCGTTAGCCTCCGAGGTTTTGGAGTCCAACTCCAAGAGTATCTTGGGTCAAGTTACTTTCCATTTTCATTCTCTTTTCGAGAATTTGAAAACGGACTGGAGCCTAAAAAAAGAAGAAATTAAAAACATCGTATCACCCCTGGAAAAGGGACTCGAAGCTTTAGACAACCAGCTACAGAACCTCGAAAGCAAAAGAGAAGGAGCTTATAGTTCTCTCAGCAGCCATATAACCCTGCTAGCCGAAGCTTACAAGGAACTTCATCGTTCGGCCACAAGGCTGGAACAATCTCTAAAATCACCCCTTGTGAGAGGTTCATGGGGAGAATACCAACTCCAGCGGCTTGTGGAAATGGCAGGAATGGAAGAACATATCAGCTATTTAAATCAACCTTTAACCGAAGATAAAAGGGCCGATATGATTATCTTCATTCCGGGCAATAGAAAGATATTCGTGGATGCCAAAACACCAATGCGGGCCTATCTAGAGGCAGTTTCAGCCGATAATGAAATCCTAAGGAAGGAGAAACTCAAAGAACATCTTTCCGCGGTCAAAGAAAGAATAAGAGAGTTAAGCAAAAAAGAATACGGCCGCACCCAAACTGAAGCTTTTGAATACGTGATCATGTTCTTACCGAGCGAAGGACTTCTATCTTTGTCTTTTGAAGCAGATCCGGGCATCTTTCAATATGCTCTTGAAAGAAACGTGCTTTTGGCTTCACCTATCAATTTTCTCGCTTTGCTCAAAGCTATCGCTTTTGGCTGGCAACAACAACGGGTGACCGAAGAGGTAGAAAAGATTGCTGAAGAAATCAAAAAACTTTATGATTCTTTTATTGAACTCCTGACAACGTTAACGAAGATGAGAAAAGCATTCGAAAATACTATCGATCTTTTTAACAAGGCTTCTTCAATCTGCCAGGAAAAAATTATACCCTCAACCCGGAAAATACAATCAACTGGCTCTTTTTCCAAGGATATTCCAGAGGTAAATCCCATAGAAACAACGCCAAAGAACAGGGATTGCCCCTGAAACATTTTATTGAGAACCCTCTTTAGAGCTCGATAAAAGAAAACGGAAGAGCGGTCTTCTTTAACTTTCTTTCCTTGAAAGAAGGAAAGACCGGGGTAAAGTTGAAAACGCAGTCAATGATATCCACCTTCAATAAGCCGGAATATTTTATCAACCGGGAGTTGAGTTGGCTAGAATTCAATGCCCGAGTTCTTGAAGAAGCTGCAGATCCAAAACAACCCTTGCTCGAAAGACTGAGATTTCTTTGCATCTTTAGTTCAAACCTGGATGAATTTTTTGAAATTCGCGTTGCCGGTATCAAGCAGCAGATCGAAAATGGCAGTGCTGAACAGACGGCCGACGGGCTTACCCCCCTTGAGGTTTTCGAAGGAATAGAAAAAAGAACAAGACAACTCGTTGATACACAATACAAAATATGGGCGGAGGAAATTAATCCCGCCTTAAAAGAGCAGGGCATATTCCTGTGTAATCACAAGGAACTAACAAAATCCGAACTTGAATGGTGCAAAAACTATTTTGACAAGGAAATATTCCCCGTCCTGACACCTTTAGCCGTAGATTCCAGTCATCCTTTTCCCCAACTGGTAAACAAATGTCTCAATCTTATTTTGACATTAAAAAGATCCCATAGCCCTCACTCCTTTAATTTCGGTATTGTCCAAATCCCCAGAATTCTTCCTAGGCTGATCACCCTGCCTGGAAGCAATCTTCAATCCGGATTCAGATTCATTCTTTTAAGTGAGCTTATTGTTAATTTCTTGGATTCTCTTTTTCCCGGCGATGAAATTCAAGCGGTCAACTTCTTTAGAATAACACGAAACAGCGAGCTCTACATCGATGAGGAAGAAGCCGAAAATCTGCTGCAAACTGTTGAAGAAGAACTAAAAAAACGAAACCGCGGCAACGCGGTGAGATTGGAAATCGAATCGAGCTGTTCTAAAGAGCTGGAAAAAGTGCTTCTAGAAGCTCTTCATCTTGACTATCGAGATTCTTACCGCAACCCAGAGCCTTTAAACTTTCTTCATCTTCTTTCCATTTGTAATCATGAAGCATTTCCCCATCTAAGGGATAGACCATGGACACCTGTCATTCCGGCGGAACTCAGCGGGAAACCCGATCTTTTTGAAGTTATTCGTAAAGAGGATATCCTGCTTCATCATCCTTTTGAAAGCTTCGGAATCATTGTCGATCTCCTTCAGAAAGCTGCTGTTGATCCCTCTGTTTTGGGGATCAGAATGACTTTATACAGAACAAGTGGAGATTCTCCTATTGTTCATGCCTTGATCCGAGCTGCGCAAAACGGCAAACAAGTGACCGCTCTTGTCGAGATCAAAGCTAGATTCGATGAAGAAAATAACATCCTTTGGGCAAAACGCATGGAAGAGGCCGGAATCCATGTGCTTTATGGAATAGTCGGGTTGAAAACCCATTGCAAGATGCTTGAAATTATACGAAGGGATCCCGATGGAATCAGGCTTTATGTCCATCTCGCTACGGGGAACTATCATCCCAGCACGGCAAGACTTTATACCGATCTGAGTCTTTTAACTACAAATGTGGAGATCACCAAAGAAGTAGCTACCCTTTTTAATATTCTAACCGGGCTTTCCCGTTTTCACGGTATTGAAAAACTCATCGTTTCTCCCTTTAACATGGCCAGGAGAATCAAGGAGCTGATTCTAAGAGAAATCGAAAATGCTAAAGAAGGTAAAAAATCAAGGATTATTGCAAAAATCAATGCCCTGGTTGACGAAGATATAATCCAACACCTCTATGCGGCTTCAACTGCGGGAGTAAAAATTGATCTAATCGTTAGGGGCATATGCTGCCTAAGACCCGGAGTGCCCAAAGTCAGTGAAAATATCAGGGTCATAAGCATTGTAGGTCGATTTTTGGAACACAGCCGCATTTTTTATTTTGAAAACGGGGGCAATCCCGAATTTTATTCCGGTAGTGCCGATTGGATGCAGAGGAATTTTTACAGGAGAATCGAAATTATTTTTCCCATAGAAGATCCCAAGCTTAAAGAAAAACTCAACGAAATCCTCAATGCCTACCTTTCGGATAATGTTAAAGCCCGAGAATTATTGACCAATGGGAAATACAAAAGGTTAAAAGCGGAAAAGGAGCCTTTCCAGGCCCAGCTCTATTTCAGAGAAAAAGCACGAAAAGAACAACAACAAAGACAATCAAAAGGAAAAGAGGGCACAGAAATTTCCATTTATCCAATCCAATTTTTAGCTCATCCTAAACAATAAACACTGCTCCTTTTTCAATGCTTATTCTGCTTTTTGTGCCTTTTGATTCTCCACGGGAACCTGTCCCTCGGTCCATTCGATTAAAGCCATTTTTGCCCCATCAGACAAACGGTTGCCCATCTTGTAAATACGAACGTATCCCCCTATTCTACCCTGCATCTGGGGAGCAATTTCTTTAAAAAGCAACCGTGCTGCTTTTTTACTATGGATTTTACGAACCACAAGCCTTCGAGCATGCAAAGTTCCTTTCTTGGCTAGAGTAATTAGCTTTTCGGCAAAGGGACGTAAAGCCTTGGCCTTGATTAAAGTGGTTTTTATTCTTTTGTGTTCGATGAGTTCCTTGGCTAAATTAGCAATGAGTGCAGACCTATGTTGTGTATCCCTGCCTAATTTATGGGTTCTTTTCTGGTGTCGCATGATGCCTCCTGAGCCAAACGATTTTTATTCCTTGAACACTTTTTCCTCGGTTTGATCAAGAAGACTGGGATCAAACTTCATCCCCAAAGAAAGGCCAAGGGAAGCGAGTTTTTCTTTAATCTCGTTCAATGATTTTTTCCCGAAGTTCCTGTACTTGAGCATCTCAGCTTCGGTCTTCATGGCCAACTGTCCAACCGTAGTTATATTGGCATTATTCAGGCAATTGGCCGCTCTTACAGACAGCTCAATTTCATTAACACTCATATTCAGGATCTTACGAAGCCTATTCTCCTCTTCCTTAATCGGGGGCTTCGGTTTTTCAAATTCTACAGGCTCCTTACCGTATTGAACAAAAATATCAAGATGATGCTGGAGAATCGCAGCCGACTGAACAAGAGCTTCGTCGGGGCCAATTCGACCATCTGTCCATATCTCAAAAATCAATCTATCATAGTCGGTTCTTTGCCCTACACGCGTATTTTCAACCGTATATTTGACATGGCGCACAGGAGAAAAAAGACAATCTATCGGAATGACTCCAATGGACTGATCCTGTTTTTTGTTATATTCACCCAAAAGGAAGCCCCTACCCACCTTGACTTCAAGCTCCATCAATAAACGCTGCTTTTTGTCTAAAGTACAAATGAGTTGTTCAGGATTGACAATTTCTACCCCTGGATCGACTTGAATGTCTCCTGCAGTTACGGCCCCCTCTTTGAAAACATCGACACGAAAAACGCGCGTCTGTCGATCCGGCATTTTGATCAACACTTTTTTAAGGTTAAGAACAATGTCCACAACATCCTCAACAACGCCTTCCATAGTCGTAAACTCATGCATGACCCCTTCGATTTTGACCGAAGAAATGGCCGCTCCTTCCAAAGAGGAGAGAAGAATACGACGCAATGAATTGCCTAAGGTATGACCGTATCCCGATTCAAAAGGTTCTATGATATACTTACCAAAGGTAGAATTCGAAACCGTTTCATCTTTAACGATGGAACGGGGCATTTCATATCTTCCTAAACGTATAGCCATAACACCCTAAAACTCCTTTACAAAGGATATTTAATTGTTTGCTCCCTTGTTTACTTCGAATAAAATTCAACAACCAGTTGTTCATTAACTATGGGTTGTATTTCATCACGCGTGGGGACTCTTTTCACTACCCCTTTCAGATTATCTGGTTCCAAGGCAAGCCAATCGGGAATTTTAACTCCTTTCATAGCTTCAAGATTACGTAAAGCAAGCTTCCGAGATTGAGGCTTGGGACAAACTTCAATAACATCACCCGGTTTAGTCCTATAACTAGGAATATTCACCTTTTTACCATTGACATATATATGGCCATGATTAACCAGTTGCCTGGCTTCCATCCGACTGGTTGCAAAACATAACCTATAAACAACGTTATCCAATCTTTCCTCGAGAATCTGAAGCAGTACTTCCCCCGTTACTCCCTTTTTTTTATGGGCAATATTAAAATACCTACTGAATTGCCTCTCCGTAATCCCATACATGAACCTCAATTTTTGTTTCTCTCCCAAGGCAATAGCATAATCCGATTTCTTTTTCCCCGCCCTTTGACCATGAATACCAGGGGGATAAGGCTTTCGCTCCAATGCCTTATTAGGACCAAACAAGGCAACATTAAAACGCCTAGAAATTTTTGTTTTTGGACCAATATACTTCGCCATGATTCTATTCCCCGT is drawn from Methylacidiphilum infernorum V4 and contains these coding sequences:
- the ppk1 gene encoding polyphosphate kinase 1, coding for MKEGKTGVKLKTQSMISTFNKPEYFINRELSWLEFNARVLEEAADPKQPLLERLRFLCIFSSNLDEFFEIRVAGIKQQIENGSAEQTADGLTPLEVFEGIEKRTRQLVDTQYKIWAEEINPALKEQGIFLCNHKELTKSELEWCKNYFDKEIFPVLTPLAVDSSHPFPQLVNKCLNLILTLKRSHSPHSFNFGIVQIPRILPRLITLPGSNLQSGFRFILLSELIVNFLDSLFPGDEIQAVNFFRITRNSELYIDEEEAENLLQTVEEELKKRNRGNAVRLEIESSCSKELEKVLLEALHLDYRDSYRNPEPLNFLHLLSICNHEAFPHLRDRPWTPVIPAELSGKPDLFEVIRKEDILLHHPFESFGIIVDLLQKAAVDPSVLGIRMTLYRTSGDSPIVHALIRAAQNGKQVTALVEIKARFDEENNILWAKRMEEAGIHVLYGIVGLKTHCKMLEIIRRDPDGIRLYVHLATGNYHPSTARLYTDLSLLTTNVEITKEVATLFNILTGLSRFHGIEKLIVSPFNMARRIKELILREIENAKEGKKSRIIAKINALVDEDIIQHLYAASTAGVKIDLIVRGICCLRPGVPKVSENIRVISIVGRFLEHSRIFYFENGGNPEFYSGSADWMQRNFYRRIEIIFPIEDPKLKEKLNEILNAYLSDNVKARELLTNGKYKRLKAEKEPFQAQLYFREKARKEQQQRQSKGKEGTEISIYPIQFLAHPKQ
- the rpsD gene encoding 30S ribosomal protein S4 — encoded protein: MAKYIGPKTKISRRFNVALFGPNKALERKPYPPGIHGQRAGKKKSDYAIALGEKQKLRFMYGITERQFSRYFNIAHKKKGVTGEVLLQILEERLDNVVYRLCFATSRMEARQLVNHGHIYVNGKKVNIPSYRTKPGDVIEVCPKPQSRKLALRNLEAMKGVKIPDWLALEPDNLKGVVKRVPTRDEIQPIVNEQLVVEFYSK
- the rplQ gene encoding 50S ribosomal protein L17; its protein translation is MRHQKRTHKLGRDTQHRSALIANLAKELIEHKRIKTTLIKAKALRPFAEKLITLAKKGTLHARRLVVRKIHSKKAARLLFKEIAPQMQGRIGGYVRIYKMGNRLSDGAKMALIEWTEGQVPVENQKAQKAE
- a CDS encoding DNA-directed RNA polymerase subunit alpha; its protein translation is MAIRLGRYEMPRSIVKDETVSNSTFGKYIIEPFESGYGHTLGNSLRRILLSSLEGAAISSVKIEGVMHEFTTMEGVVEDVVDIVLNLKKVLIKMPDRQTRVFRVDVFKEGAVTAGDIQVDPGVEIVNPEQLICTLDKKQRLLMELEVKVGRGFLLGEYNKKQDQSIGVIPIDCLFSPVRHVKYTVENTRVGQRTDYDRLIFEIWTDGRIGPDEALVQSAAILQHHLDIFVQYGKEPVEFEKPKPPIKEEENRLRKILNMSVNEIELSVRAANCLNNANITTVGQLAMKTEAEMLKYRNFGKKSLNEIKEKLASLGLSLGMKFDPSLLDQTEEKVFKE
- a CDS encoding SAM hydrolase/SAM-dependent halogenase family protein; translation: MKNNSKPVIGLITDFSSKDPYVAQMKGVIFSLDPHARVIDLNHEIDPFNLTEAAFIVDQASREFPPGSIFIAVIDPGVGTDRKAILWESKAHKFYIGPDNGIFSLVMDREGITSVWILDKPEMWKSKEPSSTFHGRDVFSPVAAFLSKGGKPQNVGSKISKDNLHFLSFSPASVIGQNISAQVLYVDHYGNIITNIPWGLAPWIKEGNLVRVQIGKITLAAPCVRTYSELPLGKIGVLYNSSGYLEIASNQGSAAKLFKVQSGASLLIHP
- a CDS encoding lysylphosphatidylglycerol synthase transmembrane domain-containing protein, which gives rise to MELRKKGNNQEPKGLFTNSTGLKCLEDPVAKEKKKKNFLALILKGLVSFSLLFYLGSKLSWDKFFSYCQTLNPWMLFLSFFFCAFQTLLSSLRWKILLTALNTEIKIWTAFQLAMIGKFFNALLPGGTSGDLLRIYYALKLFPGKKTAMSVSIIFDRFIEGVVLLVLGSIFGLLFYNQLAEKPLVQKAVLFLLLLTVLTLIFLASLRITLKGSIKLSRFFFKKTKGLETVLEEILLALDAFKNAYCKVFFACILSMGVHLAAILMFVFVAFSLHMQLPLWLLIVVMVEITLVVSLPISISGLGVREGSVLLLLGSYGISPELAVGFSLLSFAIGTLWSLVGGVFFLTWKKDNSKGYSFH
- a CDS encoding DNA recombination protein RmuC; translated protein: MSLFLITGFLFGLSLGGLLTYLALKPKIVLFKTELERQRKEKEGLMPLVDQNKNLQLKIASLEAEKLAQEEKITWITKTQETLKTMFQSLASEVLESNSKSILGQVTFHFHSLFENLKTDWSLKKEEIKNIVSPLEKGLEALDNQLQNLESKREGAYSSLSSHITLLAEAYKELHRSATRLEQSLKSPLVRGSWGEYQLQRLVEMAGMEEHISYLNQPLTEDKRADMIIFIPGNRKIFVDAKTPMRAYLEAVSADNEILRKEKLKEHLSAVKERIRELSKKEYGRTQTEAFEYVIMFLPSEGLLSLSFEADPGIFQYALERNVLLASPINFLALLKAIAFGWQQQRVTEEVEKIAEEIKKLYDSFIELLTTLTKMRKAFENTIDLFNKASSICQEKIIPSTRKIQSTGSFSKDIPEVNPIETTPKNRDCP